One region of Deltaproteobacteria bacterium genomic DNA includes:
- a CDS encoding nucleotidyltransferase family protein: protein MIVAVVLSAGESSRMGRPKALLPIEGQTFIDKIVSALKDSGIERVVVVLGFNAAEMRRRIEHLPVEIVVNPDYKQGQLSSLQTAIRDLQATPDCDGMLVHLVDHPYIDARLVRVMLQRFAESRAPIVVPIHQGKRGHPVIFSRALFQELLNAPMDQGAKAVVNAHRAETFEIDTDDVGITLDIDTPELYRQHVKGE from the coding sequence ATGATTGTTGCTGTGGTTCTTTCCGCTGGTGAGTCGAGCCGCATGGGGCGCCCCAAGGCATTGCTGCCGATCGAGGGCCAGACCTTTATTGACAAAATCGTTAGCGCGTTAAAAGACAGTGGCATCGAGCGCGTCGTCGTTGTGTTGGGCTTCAACGCCGCGGAGATGCGCCGCAGGATCGAACATCTACCGGTGGAAATTGTCGTCAATCCCGACTACAAACAGGGGCAGCTTTCGTCGTTGCAAACGGCGATTCGCGATTTGCAGGCGACGCCGGATTGCGACGGCATGCTGGTCCATCTCGTCGATCATCCCTACATCGACGCAAGGCTCGTGCGCGTGATGTTGCAACGATTTGCCGAATCGCGCGCGCCGATCGTCGTGCCGATCCATCAGGGCAAGCGCGGGCACCCGGTGATTTTTTCGCGCGCGCTTTTTCAAGAACTGCTGAACGCGCCAATGGATCAAGGAGCCAAGGCGGTGGTGAATGCACACCGCGCTGAAACTTTCGAAATCGACACGGATGACGTCGGCATTACCCTCGATATCGACACGCCGGAGCTCTACCGGCAGCATGTGAAAGGTGAGTAA
- a CDS encoding ABC transporter substrate-binding protein, with amino-acid sequence MARLQLTLACGDYDFLRPLINGEIQPQGIELNVLTMPSPERHGRMLRHEEFDVCELSLVGYLVSRDKGCNYNAIPVFPHRRFRHQYMVKRTGCGIEKPSDLNGKRIALDTLQNSAGLWMRGILQDHYGVDLKTVEWWCQEEEDIAFEPASWMNVKRVAHGKNVDQMLLDGELEAALYPETLPSIRQGDPRVALLFPDPKKAEIEYYKNGGFFPIMHTVVVKNHILQEHPWVGISLVRAFEQAKQICYERNSDPRSFALVWVQDLMREQKEIFGPDPWPYNLEDNREALEAVIRYEYEQGMIKKKPNAEELFFAPSLQRIQHYV; translated from the coding sequence ATGGCGAGATTACAACTAACGTTGGCGTGCGGCGATTACGATTTTCTGCGGCCGTTGATCAACGGCGAGATCCAACCCCAGGGCATCGAATTGAATGTCCTGACCATGCCGTCGCCAGAGCGGCATGGCCGCATGCTACGCCATGAGGAGTTCGACGTCTGCGAGCTGTCGTTGGTCGGCTATCTGGTCTCGCGCGACAAGGGGTGCAATTACAATGCGATCCCGGTGTTTCCGCACCGCCGCTTTCGGCATCAATATATGGTCAAGCGCACCGGCTGCGGCATCGAGAAACCGTCGGATTTGAACGGCAAACGGATCGCGCTCGATACGTTGCAAAACTCCGCCGGCCTATGGATGCGCGGTATTCTCCAGGACCACTACGGTGTTGATCTAAAGACCGTCGAATGGTGGTGCCAGGAAGAAGAAGATATCGCGTTTGAACCGGCGAGCTGGATGAACGTCAAGCGCGTGGCGCACGGCAAGAACGTCGATCAAATGCTGCTCGACGGCGAGCTCGAAGCGGCGCTCTATCCGGAGACGCTGCCGTCGATTCGCCAAGGTGATCCGAGAGTCGCGCTGCTATTCCCCGATCCGAAAAAAGCCGAGATCGAGTATTACAAAAACGGCGGCTTCTTCCCGATCATGCACACCGTGGTGGTGAAAAATCACATTCTCCAAGAGCATCCCTGGGTCGGCATCAGCCTGGTGCGTGCCTTCGAGCAAGCCAAGCAGATCTGCTACGAGCGCAACAGCGACCCGCGCAGTTTTGCGCTGGTCTGGGTGCAAGACCTGATGCGCGAACAGAAAGAGATCTTTGGACCCGACCCTTGGCCGTACAATCTAGAAGACAATCGCGAGGCGCTCGAAGCGGTCATTCGCTACGAATACGAGCAGGGCATGATCAAGAAAAAGCCCAATGCCGAAGAGCTGTTTTTCGCGCCGAGCTTGCAGCGCATTCAACACTACGTCTGA
- a CDS encoding glycosyltransferase family 2 protein, whose amino-acid sequence MSVKQRVEASDTPSHESVTILLPVLNELQRLAGCLETLIAQPREVREILVIDGGSSDGTQALVDGFAMRDGRVRLVDASPVDPEWTGKAWGLHRGLQQSASQSDWILCIDADVRAAPQLVRSLLAHARRTSIDNFSVATLQHLSGWIDGLLHPAMLTTLIYRFGSPGAATRDRHKVHANGQCFFSRRETLLRTGAFYAARRSLCEDITIVRRLAECGEAVGFYESDYLITVKMYAHWRETWNNWPRSLPMRDHYFAGREALGLIALLPLQALPLPTFVLGAFIGAPLWLLLLAGALFSIRLGVLFGTARAYPGRPWSYWLSPLCDLPVVLRVLYNALKRQHRWRGRTYVRRRGGTFEPL is encoded by the coding sequence ATGTCCGTCAAACAGCGCGTCGAAGCCTCCGATACCCCAAGCCATGAGAGCGTCACGATTCTCTTGCCGGTGCTAAACGAGTTGCAGCGACTCGCCGGTTGTCTGGAAACATTGATCGCCCAGCCGCGTGAGGTGCGCGAGATTCTCGTCATCGACGGCGGCTCCAGTGACGGTACCCAAGCGCTAGTGGATGGCTTTGCCATGCGCGATGGCCGGGTTCGGCTGGTGGACGCGAGCCCGGTGGACCCAGAATGGACGGGCAAAGCTTGGGGACTTCATCGCGGCCTGCAGCAGTCCGCATCTCAGAGCGATTGGATTCTTTGTATCGACGCCGATGTGCGCGCCGCACCGCAACTGGTGCGCTCGCTCCTCGCCCATGCGCGGCGTACCAGCATCGATAACTTTTCGGTGGCCACGCTGCAGCATCTCTCCGGGTGGATCGACGGTCTGCTGCATCCGGCCATGCTGACAACACTTATATACCGTTTCGGCAGCCCGGGAGCGGCGACGCGGGATCGCCACAAGGTTCACGCCAACGGCCAATGCTTCTTCAGCCGCCGCGAAACTCTGTTGCGCACCGGAGCGTTTTACGCCGCGCGGCGCTCGCTGTGCGAGGACATCACCATCGTGCGGCGGCTGGCGGAATGCGGCGAAGCGGTGGGCTTCTACGAGAGCGACTATCTTATCACGGTAAAAATGTACGCGCATTGGCGTGAAACCTGGAACAATTGGCCGCGTTCTTTGCCAATGCGCGATCACTATTTCGCCGGGCGCGAGGCACTCGGTTTGATAGCGCTCTTGCCGTTGCAGGCATTGCCACTGCCGACTTTCGTGCTTGGCGCTTTCATCGGAGCGCCGCTCTGGCTACTTCTCTTGGCCGGAGCGTTGTTCTCGATTCGACTTGGCGTTCTCTTCGGTACGGCGCGCGCCTATCCCGGGAGGCCGTGGAGTTATTGGCTCTCTCCCCTGTGCGATTTACCGGTGGTGCTGCGCGTCCTTTACAATGCGCTCAAGCGCCAGCACCGTTGGCGCGGCCGCACCTATGTGCGCCGCCGTGGCGGCACTTTCGAGCCGCTTTGA
- the gatB gene encoding Asp-tRNA(Asn)/Glu-tRNA(Gln) amidotransferase subunit GatB, whose protein sequence is MNYEPVIGLEVHAQLLTDSKIFCGCSTRFGAEPNANTCPVCIGLPGVLPVLNRKVVEFALRAGLATHCEITRASRLARKNYFYPDLPKGYQISQYELPICEHGYIDIEVSGATKRVRLTRIHMEEDAGKNIHDQHGDSSLVDLNRAGVPLLEIVSEPDLRSADEAVSYLKTLRAIVQFLGVCDGNMEEGSFRCDANVSVRPAGSDRLGTKIEIKNLNSFKAIEKAIAFEIERQSDVLSGGGQLVQETRLWDEHREETRSMRSKESAHDYRYFPDPDLLPLVINADWIAEVRAGLPELPAARKARFMQGYQLPAYEAELLTSRKDIADYFEEAVTAHANAKAVANWIVGDLFRVLKEQKLDEEFYIDRWPVAAERLGELVRLIDQGKISGKIAKTVFAEMLSSGKSPQQIVSDKGLEQVSDRSSIEIEIDRVLAANGKQVEQYKSGNDKIFGYLVGQVMKATGGKANPQTVNNLLRAKLQ, encoded by the coding sequence ATGAACTACGAACCCGTCATCGGCCTGGAAGTCCACGCGCAACTGCTCACCGATTCGAAGATCTTCTGCGGCTGCTCCACCCGTTTTGGCGCTGAACCCAACGCCAACACGTGCCCGGTGTGCATCGGCTTGCCCGGGGTGCTGCCGGTGTTGAACCGGAAAGTCGTCGAATTTGCGCTGCGCGCCGGCCTGGCGACCCATTGTGAAATCACCCGCGCGAGCCGCTTGGCGCGCAAAAACTATTTTTATCCCGACCTGCCCAAGGGCTATCAAATCAGCCAATACGAACTGCCGATCTGCGAGCATGGCTACATCGACATCGAAGTCAGCGGCGCGACTAAGCGGGTGCGCCTGACACGCATTCACATGGAAGAAGACGCCGGCAAAAATATTCACGATCAACATGGCGACTCGAGCCTGGTCGATCTCAACCGCGCCGGCGTGCCGCTTCTGGAAATCGTCAGCGAGCCGGATTTGCGCAGCGCCGATGAAGCGGTCAGTTATCTCAAAACCCTGCGCGCTATTGTGCAGTTTCTCGGTGTCTGCGACGGCAACATGGAGGAAGGCAGTTTTCGCTGCGACGCCAACGTCTCGGTGCGGCCTGCTGGCAGCGACCGACTCGGCACCAAGATTGAGATCAAGAACTTGAACTCCTTCAAAGCCATCGAAAAGGCAATCGCCTTTGAAATCGAAAGGCAAAGCGATGTTCTTTCCGGCGGCGGCCAATTGGTGCAGGAAACCCGGCTGTGGGATGAGCATCGCGAAGAGACCCGCTCGATGCGCTCGAAGGAGTCGGCCCATGACTATCGCTACTTTCCCGATCCCGATCTGCTGCCGCTAGTGATCAACGCTGATTGGATCGCCGAAGTCCGTGCCGGGCTGCCGGAACTGCCCGCCGCACGCAAAGCGCGCTTCATGCAAGGTTATCAATTGCCGGCTTACGAGGCCGAACTTTTGACCAGCCGAAAAGACATCGCCGATTATTTTGAGGAGGCGGTCACGGCCCACGCGAATGCGAAAGCGGTTGCCAATTGGATCGTCGGCGATCTCTTTCGGGTGCTAAAGGAACAGAAACTGGATGAAGAATTCTACATTGACCGCTGGCCGGTGGCGGCTGAGCGCCTCGGGGAATTGGTTCGCTTGATCGATCAGGGGAAAATCAGTGGCAAGATCGCTAAGACGGTTTTCGCTGAAATGTTGTCCAGCGGTAAATCCCCACAGCAAATCGTCAGCGATAAGGGGCTCGAACAAGTCTCTGACAGGAGCAGCATCGAGATCGAAATCGACCGCGTGCTCGCCGCCAATGGCAAACAGGTGGAACAATACAAGTCCGGCAACGACAAAATTTTTGGCTACCTGGTGGGCCAAGTCATGAAAGCGACCGGCGGCAAAGCCAATCCGCAAACCGTTAACAATTTGCTGCGCGCAAAACTGCAGTAG
- the gatA gene encoding Asp-tRNA(Asn)/Glu-tRNA(Gln) amidotransferase subunit GatA, whose amino-acid sequence MTLAALTLHAASDTLRRRECSSVELTEAVLARIAASDENIRAYLTVDRQGARDQARQADKLLSENKSDSPLLGVPLALKDNFLTRGLKTTCASKILGDFVPPYDATTVAKLRNAGAVIVGKTNLDEFAMGSSAENSAFHPTRNPWDGARVPGGSSGGSAAAVAADECIAALGTDTGGSIRQPAACCGIVGLKPSYGRVSRYGIIAFASSMDQVGPMTKDVRDSALLLEAIAGHDPADATSVQRPVPKYSEALTGGVKGLRLGVPREYFVAGMAPEVEQAVRRAIAELEKQGARIEDISLPHTSYAVAVYYIIATAEASSNLARYDGMRYGHRAEAADLNDTYMLSREEGFGAEVKRRIMLGTYALSAGYYEAYYLKAQRVRALIKRDFDQAFASCDAIVTPTMPTTAFKIGEKTQDPLQMYLSDIYTISVNLAGLPAISLPCGFDKAGLPIGLQIIGKPFDEATILRVAYAYEQATECHTMKPEDRG is encoded by the coding sequence ATGACTCTCGCCGCCCTGACGCTGCATGCAGCCAGCGATACATTGCGCCGCCGCGAGTGCTCCAGCGTCGAGCTGACCGAAGCCGTGCTGGCGCGCATCGCGGCTAGCGATGAGAACATCCGTGCTTACCTAACCGTTGATCGCCAGGGGGCCCGCGACCAGGCGCGCCAAGCGGATAAACTTCTCAGCGAAAATAAGTCAGACAGCCCTTTGCTCGGCGTGCCGCTGGCGCTCAAGGATAACTTTCTGACGCGCGGCCTAAAAACCACCTGTGCCTCGAAAATTCTCGGCGATTTCGTACCGCCCTACGACGCCACAACGGTGGCCAAGCTGCGCAACGCGGGGGCGGTGATCGTGGGCAAGACCAATCTCGATGAATTCGCCATGGGCTCGTCGGCGGAGAATTCGGCGTTCCATCCGACGCGCAACCCTTGGGATGGCGCGCGTGTGCCGGGAGGCTCGTCGGGCGGCTCCGCCGCTGCCGTCGCCGCCGATGAATGCATTGCGGCATTGGGCACCGACACCGGCGGCTCGATTCGCCAGCCGGCGGCTTGTTGCGGCATCGTTGGGTTAAAGCCCAGCTACGGACGGGTGAGCCGCTACGGCATCATCGCCTTTGCCTCATCGATGGACCAAGTGGGACCCATGACCAAGGACGTGCGCGATAGCGCGCTGTTGCTCGAAGCGATCGCCGGCCACGACCCGGCCGATGCCACCTCGGTGCAGCGACCGGTGCCGAAATACAGCGAAGCCCTGACGGGCGGTGTCAAAGGCCTGCGCCTCGGCGTTCCGCGCGAATATTTCGTCGCCGGCATGGCGCCCGAGGTCGAGCAAGCCGTGCGGCGCGCCATCGCCGAGCTGGAAAAACAGGGCGCGCGCATCGAAGATATTTCTCTGCCGCACACGAGTTACGCGGTGGCAGTCTATTACATTATCGCCACCGCTGAGGCGAGCTCCAATCTGGCGCGCTACGACGGCATGCGCTACGGCCATCGCGCCGAAGCCGCAGATCTAAATGACACCTACATGCTAAGCCGCGAGGAAGGTTTCGGCGCCGAGGTCAAGCGGCGCATCATGCTCGGCACCTATGCGCTCTCCGCCGGCTACTACGAAGCCTACTACCTCAAAGCCCAGCGTGTGCGCGCATTGATCAAACGCGACTTCGATCAGGCTTTTGCAAGCTGCGACGCCATCGTCACACCGACCATGCCGACCACTGCCTTCAAGATCGGTGAGAAAACCCAAGATCCGTTACAAATGTACTTGTCGGACATCTATACGATCTCGGTGAACCTCGCTGGCTTGCCGGCCATCTCCCTACCCTGCGGCTTTGATAAAGCAGGCTTGCCGATCGGCCTGCAAATCATCGGGAAACCGTTCGATGAAGCGACGATCCTGCGCGTGGCGTACGCTTATGAGCAAGCGACCGAGTGTCACACAATGAAACCCGAGGATAGAGGATAG
- the gatC gene encoding Asp-tRNA(Asn)/Glu-tRNA(Gln) amidotransferase subunit GatC has translation MKLSRDEVQRVALLARLRLTASEEEQLAEQLGAILEYMEQLNQLDITGVEPFSHANDAVTALREDKEVNQPNADALLANAPERDGSFFKVPKIIE, from the coding sequence ATGAAATTGTCGCGCGACGAAGTACAACGGGTGGCGCTGTTGGCGCGCCTGCGCTTGACCGCCAGCGAAGAAGAACAGCTGGCCGAGCAGTTGGGCGCCATTCTCGAATACATGGAGCAATTGAATCAGCTCGACATCACGGGCGTCGAGCCTTTCAGCCATGCCAACGACGCGGTCACTGCACTGCGCGAAGATAAAGAGGTCAATCAGCCGAACGCCGACGCGCTGCTCGCCAACGCACCCGAGCGCGACGGCAGCTTTTTCAAAGTTCCGAAGATCATCGAATGA
- a CDS encoding ribonuclease HII, with the protein MRRPQLSLSEDFIRPPEFNKIEQDGYARGFNVIAGLDEVGRGPLAGPVVAAAVVLPRGFEHAGIRDSKLLTAKQREEIAPIIKSRAISWAVGVVDVGAIDRLNILNASLRAMLKAARALEPAPEYLLIDGNQVIPPGWFSKGKAARNFLPQQRTVIKGDQLCLSIAAASIVAKVARDAIMVELDASYPGYGFAEHKGYACASHLEALRRYGPSPAHRQSFAPVREVTVKTHRSDFGPLFQAR; encoded by the coding sequence ATGCGTCGCCCGCAGCTCTCTTTGTCCGAAGATTTTATTCGACCGCCGGAGTTCAACAAGATCGAGCAGGACGGCTACGCCCGCGGCTTCAACGTCATCGCCGGCCTCGATGAAGTGGGGCGCGGGCCATTGGCCGGCCCGGTGGTTGCCGCAGCGGTGGTTTTGCCGCGGGGTTTCGAGCATGCGGGCATCAGAGATTCGAAGTTATTGACGGCAAAGCAGCGCGAGGAGATCGCGCCGATTATCAAATCGCGTGCAATCAGTTGGGCCGTCGGTGTCGTCGACGTTGGTGCAATTGACCGGCTAAACATTCTTAACGCCAGTCTGCGCGCCATGCTCAAGGCGGCGCGCGCCCTGGAGCCGGCGCCCGAATATCTTTTGATCGATGGCAACCAAGTGATTCCTCCCGGTTGGTTTAGCAAGGGCAAAGCGGCGCGTAATTTTTTGCCGCAGCAGCGTACCGTGATCAAAGGCGATCAGCTTTGTCTGTCCATTGCCGCGGCATCGATTGTCGCCAAAGTGGCGCGCGATGCGATCATGGTCGAGTTGGACGCCAGCTATCCCGGCTATGGCTTCGCCGAGCACAAAGGCTATGCCTGCGCGAGTCATCTTGAAGCGCTGCGCCGCTACGGTCCGTCACCAGCGCACCGGCAAAGCTTCGCCCCGGTGCGCGAGGTGACCGTCAAAACCCACCGCAGCGATTTCGGACCGCTCTTTCAAGCGCGCTGA
- a CDS encoding YraN family protein, producing MAANAKQIFGKRGEELAEQFLKKKGYKIVERNYRCSSGEVDLIALDRKVIVFVEVKTRAAHGYGSPLEAVAFYKQRKMIYAAQYFLHEKKLHQRDARFDVVGISWAGAEPQVEHIQNAFDVA from the coding sequence ATGGCCGCCAACGCCAAACAGATCTTCGGTAAGCGAGGCGAGGAGTTGGCCGAGCAGTTCCTCAAGAAAAAAGGCTACAAGATCGTCGAACGCAATTACCGCTGCAGCAGCGGTGAAGTCGACCTGATCGCCCTCGATCGCAAAGTCATCGTGTTTGTCGAAGTGAAAACCCGCGCCGCCCATGGCTATGGCTCCCCGTTGGAAGCTGTGGCGTTTTACAAGCAGCGCAAGATGATCTACGCGGCGCAGTATTTTTTGCACGAAAAGAAACTGCATCAACGCGACGCTCGTTTCGACGTCGTCGGCATCTCGTGGGCCGGCGCCGAACCGCAAGTGGAACATATTCAAAACGCCTTCGATGTGGCGTAA
- the serS gene encoding serine--tRNA ligase: protein MLDVKLLRDNLDEVKTRMATRGGVIDWDRFVAIDRERREALANIERLKEKKNRLSGEIGMLKKSGGDAGALMKETEEISDAIKKGEAPLAEIEARFEQFMLTLPNLPSSTVKVGKNEHDNREVRRWGEPAKFDFEPKNHWDIGEELGILDFQRAAKIAGARFAVYKGAGARLERALINFMLDLHTGENGYKEMLPPALVNRSALVGTGQLPKFEEDLFHLAPGDWFLIPTAEVPLTNLHREEMLEREDLPIKYVAYTPCFRSEAGSYGKDVRGLIRQHQFNKVEMVKLSEPETSYDELESMVQNAEEVLRRLKIPYRVVELCTGDMGFGAAKTYDLEVWLPGQNNYREISSCSNCEDFQARRANIRYRKEKKGRPTFVHTLNGSGLAVGRTLVAVLENYQQKNGTVIVPDVLRPYMGGLGKIS from the coding sequence ATGCTGGACGTCAAACTATTGCGAGACAATCTCGACGAGGTCAAAACGCGCATGGCGACACGCGGCGGCGTGATCGACTGGGACAGGTTCGTCGCCATCGACCGCGAGCGGCGCGAAGCGTTGGCCAATATCGAGCGGCTCAAAGAAAAAAAGAACCGCCTCTCCGGTGAAATCGGCATGCTGAAAAAGAGCGGCGGCGATGCTGGCGCGCTCATGAAAGAGACCGAAGAAATTAGCGACGCGATCAAGAAAGGCGAAGCGCCTTTGGCCGAGATCGAAGCGCGCTTCGAGCAGTTCATGCTGACCTTGCCCAACTTGCCAAGCTCGACGGTGAAAGTTGGCAAGAACGAGCACGATAACCGCGAAGTGCGCCGCTGGGGCGAACCGGCAAAGTTTGACTTCGAACCGAAAAATCATTGGGACATCGGCGAAGAGCTGGGCATTCTAGATTTTCAACGCGCCGCCAAGATCGCCGGCGCGCGCTTTGCCGTTTATAAAGGTGCCGGGGCGCGGCTCGAGCGGGCGTTGATTAATTTTATGCTCGATCTCCACACGGGCGAGAACGGCTACAAGGAGATGCTGCCACCGGCGTTGGTCAACCGCTCCGCTCTGGTCGGCACCGGACAGTTGCCCAAGTTCGAAGAAGATCTGTTTCATCTTGCGCCCGGCGATTGGTTCCTCATTCCAACCGCCGAGGTGCCGCTGACCAATCTTCATCGCGAGGAGATGCTCGAACGCGAAGACTTGCCGATAAAATACGTCGCCTACACGCCGTGCTTTCGCAGCGAAGCCGGCTCCTATGGCAAGGACGTGCGCGGTTTGATTCGCCAGCATCAGTTCAACAAAGTCGAAATGGTCAAGCTGAGCGAGCCGGAGACATCCTACGACGAGCTGGAGTCCATGGTGCAAAACGCCGAAGAAGTCCTGCGCCGATTGAAGATTCCCTATCGAGTGGTCGAGCTGTGCACCGGCGACATGGGTTTCGGCGCGGCCAAGACCTACGATTTAGAAGTGTGGCTGCCGGGCCAGAACAATTATCGTGAGATCAGTTCGTGCTCCAACTGTGAAGACTTCCAAGCGCGCCGCGCCAATATTCGCTACCGCAAAGAAAAGAAGGGGCGGCCGACTTTCGTCCACACGCTCAATGGTTCGGGTCTTGCCGTCGGGCGGACGCTCGTGGCGGTGTTGGAAAACTATCAGCAGAAAAATGGCACTGTGATTGTCCCTGACGTGCTGCGGCCTTACATGGGCGGGCTGGGAAAAATTAGCTAG